Proteins encoded together in one Cyanobacteria bacterium GSL.Bin1 window:
- a CDS encoding DUF2488 family protein: protein MQTYYYVLASQKFLLEEEPFQEVLEERYRYYKEHNKEIDFWLVKQPAFLEAGSFKSVKEKCPQPSVAVISTNVNFINWLKLRLEFVLTGSFQAPSEEIPDPLASLETETTA, encoded by the coding sequence ATGCAAACTTATTACTACGTTTTAGCCAGTCAAAAATTCCTTTTAGAAGAAGAACCGTTCCAAGAAGTCTTAGAAGAACGGTATCGTTACTACAAAGAACATAACAAAGAGATTGACTTTTGGTTAGTTAAACAGCCGGCATTTTTAGAAGCAGGGAGTTTCAAGTCAGTTAAAGAAAAATGTCCCCAGCCTTCTGTTGCCGTTATTTCTACCAATGTTAATTTCATTAATTGGTTAAAGTTACGCCTAGAATTTGTCTTAACCGGAAGTTTTCAAGCCCCTTCCGAAGAAATTCCCGATCCTTTAGCCTCCTTAGAAACTGAAACTACTGCTTAA
- a CDS encoding pyridoxine 5'-phosphate synthase: MTQPQPSVTLGVNIDHIATIRQARRTIEPDPVAAAVLAELGGADGITVHLREDRRHIQDRDVRLLRETVQSHLNLEMAPTEEMVAIALEIKPDYVTIVPEKREEVTTEGGLDVAGDLSRMKQLVEQLQGAGIPVSWFIDPDATQIQAAADTGAKLIELHTGRYAEAKTEQTRETELAQLKQSSDRALSLGLRVNAGHGLTYYNVAPVAAIPGMEELNIGHSIISRAVLVGLERAVREMKSLIKQ, translated from the coding sequence ATGACTCAGCCACAACCCTCCGTAACCCTTGGGGTGAATATCGATCATATTGCCACCATTCGACAAGCGCGACGTACCATCGAACCCGATCCCGTTGCAGCAGCTGTATTAGCCGAACTCGGTGGCGCGGATGGCATTACCGTGCATCTACGAGAAGATCGCCGCCACATTCAAGATCGCGATGTTCGTCTGTTGCGAGAAACAGTACAATCCCACTTAAACTTAGAAATGGCACCGACGGAGGAGATGGTTGCCATTGCCTTAGAGATTAAGCCGGATTATGTAACCATTGTCCCTGAAAAACGGGAAGAAGTCACCACCGAAGGTGGGTTAGATGTTGCCGGTGATTTATCCCGAATGAAGCAGCTAGTCGAACAATTACAAGGTGCAGGGATTCCGGTGAGTTGGTTTATTGATCCCGATGCGACGCAAATTCAAGCCGCCGCCGATACGGGGGCAAAATTGATCGAACTCCATACGGGAAGATACGCCGAAGCGAAAACAGAACAGACTCGGGAAACAGAATTAGCCCAGTTAAAACAAAGCAGCGATCGCGCCCTTTCTCTGGGCTTACGAGTTAACGCAGGACACGGATTAACGTATTATAATGTTGCCCCAGTTGCGGCAATTCCCGGTATGGAAGAACTGAACATCGGTCATAGTATCATTAGTCGGGCGGTCTTGGTAGGATTAGAACGAGCCGTTCGTGAAATGAAGTCACTCATCAAACAGTAA
- a CDS encoding Gfo/Idh/MocA family oxidoreductase, producing the protein MSNRPLGVAVVGTGFGQKVHIPVFQIHEETKPVAVYNPSLDKARAIAQENDIPHASNQLDTILSLPDVDAVSISTPPFLHYDMAKAVLNAGKHLLLEKPLNLNAEETRELYHLAQEKGVVAASDFEFRCVPEWQLLAEYLKNDYVGKKRLVKIDWVLGRRANPEGSWSWYAQKEKGGGALGAVGSHAFDYINWLFGGVNRLCAVLSTAIPERRDPKEDGKLKPVDSDDTCLLMLELADGTPCQLTISSVAYQGRGHWLEIYGDRATVVLGSGNLKDYIHGFRMLAAPAGEELSEVFIPQHLSFPKVYQEGRIAPVLRLVDHWVKAIETRQPMVPSLREGVYSQLLMDLTHQSHEQKRWVDVPNFDAFLGR; encoded by the coding sequence ATGAGTAATCGACCACTCGGCGTGGCAGTTGTGGGAACAGGCTTTGGACAAAAAGTCCATATCCCCGTGTTTCAGATTCATGAAGAAACCAAACCGGTTGCAGTCTATAATCCTAGCTTAGATAAAGCCCGCGCGATCGCTCAAGAGAACGATATTCCCCACGCCAGTAACCAACTCGATACGATTCTCTCTCTCCCTGATGTGGATGCCGTGAGTATTTCCACACCGCCCTTTTTACACTACGACATGGCAAAAGCGGTTCTCAACGCTGGGAAACATCTTCTCCTGGAAAAACCCTTGAACTTAAACGCGGAAGAAACTCGGGAACTCTATCATTTAGCCCAAGAAAAAGGAGTGGTTGCAGCCAGTGACTTTGAATTTCGCTGTGTACCGGAATGGCAACTCCTGGCAGAGTATTTAAAAAATGATTATGTCGGCAAAAAGCGACTGGTGAAAATCGATTGGGTGTTAGGGAGACGGGCAAATCCCGAAGGCAGCTGGAGTTGGTATGCCCAAAAAGAGAAAGGCGGCGGTGCTTTAGGTGCGGTTGGCTCTCATGCCTTTGATTATATTAACTGGTTATTCGGGGGAGTCAATCGGCTATGTGCGGTCTTATCTACAGCGATTCCTGAACGTCGGGATCCGAAAGAAGATGGAAAACTCAAGCCCGTCGATTCTGATGATACCTGCTTATTAATGCTAGAGTTAGCGGATGGCACCCCCTGTCAGTTAACCATTAGTTCGGTCGCGTATCAAGGGCGCGGACATTGGCTGGAAATTTACGGCGATCGCGCAACCGTCGTCCTTGGTAGTGGTAACCTAAAAGATTATATCCATGGTTTCCGGATGCTAGCAGCACCCGCAGGAGAAGAGCTTTCTGAGGTTTTTATTCCCCAACATCTCAGTTTCCCAAAAGTCTATCAAGAAGGGCGCATTGCACCGGTTCTCCGCTTAGTCGATCATTGGGTAAAAGCCATTGAAACCCGACAGCCCATGGTTCCCTCCTTGCGAGAAGGAGTCTATTCCCAGTTACTGATGGATTTAACCCATCAATCTCATGAACAAAAGCGTTGGGTGGATGTCCCTAATTTTGACGCGTTTTTAGGGCGGTAG